A single genomic interval of Halobacillus halophilus DSM 2266 harbors:
- a CDS encoding COX15/CtaA family protein: protein MKKFSILTTFVTFLALILGNLVVATNSGDACGTSWPFCNGSVIPDFTDYHVLIEYSHRLMVPLLAVLTFINAVGAIYKHRKRKTVLILAMLSLGLLVFQSLVGGFNVLLGTPPGFTTLDVTFSQILLIVLVLLSYSLHEKKIELGRTSWSTISMSYRTFIIGFSIYVMQVILGAFFKHSRASNVMLDIPAVEYLIKSEAIANMVYSLHWVATIVILVAAVWFVIYASKFKYHVTLSWLYLFSLLLNAVVGFVIVVTGNVVVASSIHMILSTVTMVIGASILGGYWFKLQKKPI from the coding sequence ATGAAGAAATTTTCAATTTTAACTACGTTTGTCACGTTCCTCGCTCTTATTCTTGGAAACCTTGTGGTAGCGACAAATTCCGGGGATGCGTGCGGAACCTCCTGGCCATTCTGTAATGGTTCAGTCATACCTGATTTTACTGATTATCACGTTCTTATAGAATATTCTCACCGGCTAATGGTTCCTTTACTCGCCGTGCTTACGTTCATCAATGCGGTCGGGGCAATATATAAACACCGTAAACGTAAGACTGTGCTTATTTTAGCCATGTTAAGTTTGGGCTTGCTGGTATTTCAATCCTTAGTTGGAGGCTTTAATGTTCTTCTAGGTACGCCTCCAGGTTTTACCACGCTTGATGTTACGTTCAGCCAAATTCTGTTGATTGTGCTTGTACTGTTAAGCTATAGCCTTCACGAGAAAAAAATTGAGCTGGGTCGGACGAGCTGGTCCACCATATCCATGAGTTACAGGACGTTTATAATAGGTTTCAGTATCTACGTTATGCAAGTCATTTTAGGCGCCTTCTTCAAACACAGTCGTGCGAGTAATGTTATGCTTGATATTCCGGCAGTCGAATACCTGATCAAAAGTGAAGCAATTGCAAATATGGTATATTCTCTTCACTGGGTCGCAACAATTGTCATATTAGTAGCGGCTGTATGGTTTGTTATATACGCATCTAAATTCAAATATCATGTAACGCTATCCTGGCTGTATTTATTTTCACTGCTGTTAAATGCAGTAGTAGGATTCGTGATTGTGGTAACTGGCAACGTTGTTGTAGCCTCATCTATTCACATGATCCTATCGACGGTCACAATGGTCATTGGAGCAAGCATATTGGGCGGTTACTGGTTTAAACTGCAAAAGAAACCTATTTAA
- a CDS encoding zinc dependent phospholipase C family protein, translating to MNTLHHGYWTFFVSRKQKHTGWFIIGSILPDIVYYVMFLYLCISRNAFQVIDDPDPLKSLFGIVHDLFEHPVVSILRQAGHSIFIWIVIFTVVLVWKGLKLTKMSALMYGWLGHIVVDLLTHVEDAVPLFYPVSSYIFRSRVSYWNDEYYADIFSLINMLLIVLSLVYLIVKKFRKKRSFTKSS from the coding sequence ATGAATACACTTCACCATGGGTACTGGACTTTTTTTGTGAGCCGAAAACAAAAACATACTGGCTGGTTTATAATTGGAAGTATTTTACCGGATATCGTTTATTATGTGATGTTTCTATACTTATGTATTTCGCGTAATGCATTTCAGGTCATAGATGACCCCGATCCTTTAAAATCCCTGTTTGGAATTGTTCATGACTTGTTTGAACATCCAGTAGTGAGTATTCTGCGGCAGGCTGGTCATTCTATATTTATATGGATTGTTATATTCACTGTCGTTCTTGTTTGGAAAGGCCTTAAGCTCACAAAAATGTCTGCTCTGATGTATGGCTGGCTTGGCCACATTGTGGTTGACCTGCTTACTCATGTGGAGGATGCCGTCCCCTTATTTTATCCGGTCAGCTCCTATATTTTCAGAAGCAGGGTGTCTTATTGGAATGATGAATATTATGCAGATATCTTCTCATTGATCAATATGCTTCTCATTGTTCTCTCCCTCGTTTATTTAATTGTGAAGAAATTCCGAAAAAAGCGTTCGTTCACAAAAAGTTCATGA